One window of Cryobacterium arcticum genomic DNA carries:
- a CDS encoding LacI family DNA-binding transcriptional regulator, which yields MVTIPGRRKRATIHDVAAEAGVSRGTVSRVVNNEPYVSAEARIAIEAAIEKVGYVPNTAARNLVMQRSQAVGLIVHEPHSLFLEDPNIGEILLGANSALSRADYQMVSLVIESDRDTERVARYLSGGFVDGVVVVSAREQDPITRVIERLDLPAAFVGHPQDLRDLPYVGINNRAAARAITERLIGTGRSRIGMIAAALDRDSGSDRLAGFTDALGDRFDPDLVAPVPLYTYTDGRDGMRALLAKDPLIDGVFAASDVIAAGALNALREAGRSVPGDVGIVGFDDSAWALRCQPLLSTVRQPANGLGQRAAESVLSQLRGEAPELGGILLDTEIVWRDSA from the coding sequence ATGGTGACAATTCCGGGCCGGCGCAAGCGCGCGACGATCCACGATGTCGCCGCGGAGGCGGGGGTCTCCCGCGGCACCGTGAGCCGGGTCGTGAACAACGAACCCTACGTGTCGGCCGAGGCGCGCATCGCGATCGAGGCGGCCATCGAGAAGGTCGGCTACGTGCCGAATACCGCCGCCCGCAACCTCGTCATGCAGCGTTCACAGGCCGTGGGCCTGATCGTGCACGAGCCGCATTCCCTGTTCCTCGAAGACCCCAACATCGGCGAGATCCTGCTCGGCGCCAACAGCGCGCTCTCCCGGGCGGACTACCAGATGGTCAGCCTGGTGATCGAGTCCGACCGCGACACCGAACGGGTGGCGCGCTACCTCAGCGGCGGCTTCGTCGACGGTGTCGTCGTGGTCTCCGCGCGAGAACAAGACCCGATCACACGCGTTATCGAACGCCTGGACCTGCCCGCGGCCTTCGTCGGGCATCCGCAGGACCTGCGCGACCTGCCGTACGTGGGAATCAACAACCGGGCCGCCGCCCGGGCCATCACCGAGCGCCTGATCGGCACCGGCCGCAGCCGCATCGGCATGATCGCCGCCGCCCTCGACCGTGACTCCGGCTCCGACCGACTGGCCGGGTTCACGGATGCGCTGGGCGACCGGTTCGACCCCGACCTGGTGGCCCCGGTGCCGCTGTACACCTACACCGACGGCCGCGACGGCATGCGTGCCCTGCTGGCCAAGGACCCGCTGATCGACGGGGTGTTCGCGGCCTCGGACGTCATCGCCGCCGGTGCCCTCAACGCCCTGCGCGAGGCCGGCCGCAGCGTGCCGGGCGACGTGGGCATCGTGGGCTTCGACGACAGCGCCTGGGCGCTGCGCTGCCAGCCCCTGCTCTCTACGGTGCGTCAGCCCGCCAACGGCCTCGGCCAGCGTGCGGCCGAATCGGTGCTCAGCCAGCTCCGCGGCGAGGCCCCCGAGCTCGGCGGCATCCTGCTCGACACCGAGATCGTCTGGCGCGACTCCGCCTGA
- a CDS encoding alpha/beta hydrolase encodes MTSYVWARADSADAPVAVLLPGVNYSVQAPLLYWCATILAERGWHVQAVEWTVDDEARAHPLPFVERAVADAFDSCPPSSRRLIVAKSFGTYALPWARRAGIAGVWLTPLLSEEPVCLAVREATTADLAIGGELDAFWRPDNVAGTEAQLLSVPGAGHGLTRQGDWQGSLELQSSVLKRIESHLDGT; translated from the coding sequence ATGACCTCTTACGTGTGGGCCCGGGCCGATTCGGCGGATGCGCCGGTCGCGGTGCTGCTGCCCGGGGTGAACTACTCGGTTCAGGCGCCTCTTCTCTACTGGTGCGCCACCATCCTCGCGGAGCGAGGCTGGCACGTGCAGGCCGTGGAGTGGACGGTGGACGACGAGGCGCGCGCGCATCCGTTGCCGTTCGTCGAGCGGGCGGTGGCTGACGCGTTCGACTCCTGCCCTCCGAGCTCGCGCCGGCTGATCGTGGCGAAGTCCTTCGGCACCTACGCGCTGCCGTGGGCCCGACGCGCGGGAATCGCCGGCGTGTGGCTGACGCCACTGTTGAGCGAAGAGCCTGTGTGCCTGGCCGTGCGAGAAGCCACGACCGCCGACCTGGCGATCGGCGGTGAGCTGGATGCGTTCTGGCGGCCGGACAACGTCGCCGGTACGGAAGCGCAACTACTGTCGGTGCCCGGGGCTGGGCATGGGCTGACGCGTCAGGGGGACTGGCAGGGCTCGCTCGAGCTGCAGAGTAGCGTTCTGAAGCGGATCGAGTCGCACCTCGACGGGACCTAA
- a CDS encoding acylphosphatase, translated as MSRKRVIVNGMVQGVGFRYYTEAQASSLGLGGYVRNRSDGAVETEIEGDDEAVERMLTWLHQGPRSASVESVQVTDLTEHGEASFSIRI; from the coding sequence GTGAGTCGCAAGCGGGTGATCGTGAACGGGATGGTGCAGGGCGTGGGCTTCCGGTACTACACCGAGGCGCAGGCCAGTTCGCTCGGCCTGGGCGGGTACGTGCGCAACCGGTCCGACGGAGCCGTGGAGACCGAGATCGAGGGCGACGACGAAGCCGTCGAGCGGATGCTGACCTGGCTGCACCAGGGACCGCGCTCGGCGAGCGTGGAATCGGTGCAGGTGACCGACCTGACCGAGCACGGCGAGGCGAGCTTCAGCATCCGCATCTGA